In the genome of Rhodoferax sp. BAB1, one region contains:
- a CDS encoding aspartate carbamoyltransferase catalytic subunit has protein sequence MLYKRNPQLNKHGELIHLLSTEGLPRDILTHILDTAANFVSVSDREVKKVPLLRGKSVFNLFFENSTRTRTTFEIAATRLSADVINLDIARSSASKGESLLDTIANLSAMAADLFVVRHSESGAPYLIAQHVAPHVHVVNAGDGRHAHPTQGLLDMYTIRHYKKDFSNLTVAIVGDVLHSRVARSDIHALTTLGCAEVRVVGPKTLVPATMAPMGVRVCHTLEEGIKGADVIIMLRLQNERMSGALLPSSQEYFKSFGLTPEKLQLAKPDAIVMHPGPINRGVEIDSNVVDGKQSVILPQVTFGIAVRMAVMSIVAGNEA, from the coding sequence ATGCTCTACAAACGCAACCCCCAACTCAACAAGCACGGCGAGCTGATCCACCTGCTGTCCACCGAAGGACTGCCGCGCGACATCCTCACGCACATCCTGGACACGGCGGCCAACTTCGTCAGCGTCAGCGACCGCGAAGTGAAAAAGGTGCCGCTGCTGCGTGGCAAGAGCGTGTTCAACCTGTTCTTCGAGAACTCCACCCGCACACGCACCACCTTCGAGATCGCCGCCACGCGCCTGTCGGCCGATGTCATCAACCTCGACATCGCGCGCTCCTCGGCCTCCAAAGGCGAGTCGCTGCTGGACACCATCGCCAACCTGAGCGCGATGGCGGCCGACCTCTTTGTGGTGCGCCACAGCGAGTCCGGCGCGCCCTACCTGATCGCCCAGCACGTCGCACCGCACGTGCACGTGGTCAATGCCGGCGACGGTCGCCACGCCCACCCCACCCAAGGGCTGCTGGACATGTACACCATCCGGCACTACAAGAAGGATTTTTCCAACCTCACGGTGGCCATCGTCGGTGACGTGCTGCACTCGCGCGTGGCGCGCTCCGACATCCATGCGCTCACCACCCTGGGCTGCGCCGAAGTGCGTGTGGTCGGCCCCAAGACCCTGGTGCCCGCCACCATGGCGCCCATGGGTGTGCGCGTCTGCCACACGCTGGAGGAGGGTATCAAGGGAGCGGACGTCATCATCATGCTGCGCCTGCAGAACGAGCGCATGAGCGGGGCCTTGCTGCCTTCCAGCCAGGAATATTTCAAGAGCTTCGGCCTCACGCCCGAGAAGCTGCAGCTGGCCAAGCCGGACGCCATCGTCATGCACCCGGGCCCGATCAACCGTGGCGTCGAGATCGACTCCAATGTGGTGGACGGCAAGCAGAGCGTGATCCTGCCGCAGGTCACCTTCGGCATCGCGGTGCGCATGGCGGTGATGAGCATCGTGGCCGGCAACGAGGCGTGA
- the pyrR gene encoding bifunctional pyr operon transcriptional regulator/uracil phosphoribosyltransferase PyrR, with translation MSVLTLDAEALYGELQRGVRGLCSAETRLVGVTSGGAWLAERLQRDLRLEGEHGTISSAMHRDDFAQRGLASGGQTVLPFDVNAAQIIILDDVLYTGRTIRAVINELFDYGRPASIQLAVLVDRGGRELPIQADYAAARVALPPNQLLELARDADDRFHFRVEAA, from the coding sequence ATGAGCGTACTCACCCTGGACGCCGAAGCCCTCTACGGCGAACTGCAACGCGGCGTGCGTGGCCTTTGCTCCGCAGAAACCCGCCTGGTCGGCGTGACCTCGGGCGGGGCCTGGCTGGCCGAGCGCCTGCAGCGCGACCTCAGGCTCGAGGGTGAGCACGGCACGATCTCCTCAGCCATGCACCGCGATGATTTCGCGCAGCGCGGCCTGGCCAGCGGCGGCCAGACGGTTCTGCCTTTTGACGTCAACGCGGCGCAGATCATCATCCTTGACGATGTGCTCTACACCGGGCGTACGATCCGCGCCGTCATCAACGAGCTGTTCGACTACGGCCGTCCGGCCTCGATCCAGTTGGCGGTGCTGGTGGACCGTGGTGGCCGCGAGTTGCCCATCCAGGCCGACTATGCCGCGGCGCGTGTCGCCTTGCCGCCCAACCAGTTGCTGGAACTGGCACGCGACGCGGACGACCGTTTCCACTTCCGGGTAGAGGCTGCCTGA